From Sporocytophaga myxococcoides, the proteins below share one genomic window:
- a CDS encoding competence/damage-inducible protein A yields the protein MKTIQAEILTIGDEILYGQITDTNSQWISEQLTSIGIKVIRKTSVGDEGSEMVKAIQEAELRADLIIITGGLGPTSDDLTKPVLTQYFNTRLILHEEALKDLTAFFERRGRELTEINRQQAYLPASCTIIRNYYGTAPGMWFERNGKVLISMPGVPYEMKAMITEQLIPKIRAFFNPPVIIHKMIRTSGIGESFLADKIKSWEESLPSFIKLAYLPSLDGVRLRLTAITDKEKETETDNFLEKEQERLREIIEDYIYGYGEDNQEQALGKLLIKHKLTIGSAESCTGGMVSATITSAPGSSEYFKGGIVSYDNEVKINVLGVKKETLAEYGAVSEATVIEMVNGVQKLLKTDIAVATTGIAGPGGGSAEKPVGTIWIAVRIKNKTKTKKLQLGNIRENNIKMTTYAVFNLIRETLREKN from the coding sequence ATGAAAACTATTCAGGCAGAAATACTTACCATAGGTGATGAAATACTCTATGGACAAATTACCGACACCAATTCTCAATGGATTAGTGAGCAGCTTACTTCCATAGGAATAAAGGTAATTAGAAAAACATCTGTAGGTGATGAAGGAAGTGAGATGGTCAAAGCCATTCAGGAAGCAGAGCTTCGGGCAGACCTGATTATTATTACAGGAGGACTTGGACCAACCTCAGATGATCTCACCAAACCTGTTTTAACTCAATACTTCAACACTAGGCTCATTCTTCATGAAGAAGCGCTAAAAGATCTTACTGCATTTTTTGAAAGGCGAGGCAGGGAACTTACCGAAATAAACAGACAACAGGCATATCTTCCTGCAAGCTGCACTATTATCAGGAACTATTATGGTACAGCCCCTGGAATGTGGTTTGAAAGAAACGGAAAAGTTCTTATTTCAATGCCAGGAGTACCATATGAGATGAAAGCTATGATCACAGAACAACTGATACCCAAAATCAGAGCTTTTTTCAACCCTCCTGTTATCATTCACAAAATGATCCGCACCTCTGGCATTGGAGAATCCTTTCTCGCTGATAAAATCAAATCATGGGAAGAGAGTCTCCCTTCTTTCATTAAACTTGCTTATCTGCCTTCTCTGGATGGAGTAAGACTCAGGTTGACAGCAATTACAGATAAGGAAAAAGAAACCGAAACAGATAATTTTCTGGAGAAAGAACAAGAAAGACTTCGCGAAATCATTGAAGACTATATATATGGATATGGAGAAGACAATCAGGAGCAAGCATTGGGCAAATTACTAATAAAACATAAACTGACTATCGGATCCGCTGAAAGTTGTACAGGAGGAATGGTATCTGCAACAATTACCTCCGCACCTGGTAGTTCAGAATATTTCAAAGGCGGTATAGTTTCTTATGACAATGAAGTTAAAATAAATGTACTGGGAGTAAAAAAAGAAACACTTGCAGAATATGGCGCTGTGAGCGAAGCTACAGTAATAGAGATGGTTAATGGAGTACAAAAACTACTAAAAACAGATATTGCCGTGGCTACCACTGGAATAGCTGGTCCCGGAGGAGGATCAGCAGAAAAGCCGGTAGGAACCATATGGATAGCGGTAAGGATAAAAAATAAAACCAAAACCAAGAAACTTCAATTGGGGAATATTAGAGAAAATAATATAAAAATGACTACCTACGCCGTTTTCAACCTGATCAGGGAAACTTTGCGGGAAAAGAATTGA
- a CDS encoding dihydrolipoamide acetyltransferase family protein has product MALVEMVMPKMGESIMEGTILRWLKNVGDKIEQDESVLEVATDKVDTEVPATASGVLKEILAQNGEVIPVGKPIAIIATEGDDQSTAPAVQATPKETTSNLTTQTSVVKNETPAKSHISNGESLRFYSPLVMNIARQENVTMAELEAIKGTGKDERVTKNDILDYIQTRKTSTVASSEKQQFQEAHKNEQKKESAPLDQLKPAQSLSGNFEIIEMDRMRKMIADRMVESKRIAPHVTSFVEADVTNIVYWRNRVKQEFMEKENTALTFTPIFIEAVVKALKDYPMVNVSVDGDKIIVKKDINIGMAVALPSGNLIVPVIKNADQLNIIGLTKKVNDLAKRARANKLTPDDLSGGTYTVSNVGSFGNMMGTPIIMQPQAGILALGAVIKKPAVIETPQGDTLGIRHMMFLSHSYDHRVIDGSLGGMFVRRVADYLEQFDINRRAFA; this is encoded by the coding sequence ATGGCATTAGTAGAAATGGTGATGCCCAAAATGGGCGAAAGCATCATGGAGGGGACAATACTCCGTTGGTTAAAAAATGTGGGAGATAAAATCGAGCAGGATGAATCTGTTCTTGAAGTAGCAACGGATAAGGTAGATACAGAAGTTCCGGCAACTGCTTCCGGAGTTTTGAAAGAAATACTTGCCCAAAATGGAGAAGTAATTCCTGTTGGAAAACCAATTGCAATTATTGCTACTGAAGGAGATGACCAAAGCACGGCCCCTGCTGTGCAAGCAACACCCAAGGAGACTACATCAAATTTAACGACACAAACATCTGTTGTCAAAAATGAGACACCAGCTAAATCGCATATCTCCAACGGAGAATCTTTGAGATTTTACTCTCCACTAGTCATGAACATTGCCCGTCAGGAAAATGTAACCATGGCAGAACTGGAAGCCATCAAAGGTACAGGCAAAGATGAGCGCGTTACTAAAAATGATATTCTTGATTATATCCAGACTAGGAAAACCTCTACGGTAGCGTCCTCTGAGAAACAACAATTTCAAGAAGCTCACAAGAATGAACAGAAAAAAGAATCTGCTCCTCTGGACCAGTTAAAACCCGCTCAATCATTATCCGGCAATTTTGAAATTATCGAAATGGACCGCATGAGGAAAATGATAGCAGACAGAATGGTTGAGTCTAAAAGAATTGCTCCTCACGTTACCTCATTTGTAGAAGCCGATGTCACCAACATCGTATACTGGAGAAACAGAGTGAAGCAGGAATTTATGGAAAAAGAAAATACTGCTCTTACATTCACTCCAATCTTTATTGAAGCTGTAGTCAAAGCTTTAAAAGATTATCCTATGGTTAATGTATCTGTCGACGGTGATAAAATTATTGTGAAGAAAGACATTAACATAGGCATGGCTGTAGCCCTTCCTAGTGGAAACCTGATTGTTCCTGTAATCAAAAATGCTGATCAGCTTAATATCATTGGGTTGACCAAAAAAGTAAACGACCTAGCAAAAAGAGCAAGAGCAAATAAACTTACTCCAGACGATCTTTCAGGCGGAACTTATACAGTATCAAATGTAGGCTCTTTCGGAAATATGATGGGAACACCAATTATTATGCAGCCACAGGCGGGTATACTTGCACTTGGTGCGGTTATTAAAAAACCTGCTGTTATTGAAACACCTCAGGGTGATACATTAGGTATCAGACATATGATGTTCCTCTCTCACTCCTACGATCACAGAGTAATTGACGGTTCCCTCGGAGGGATGTTTGTAAGAAGAGTAGCAGACTATCTTGAACAGTTTGACATAAACAGAAGAGCTTTTGCATAA
- a CDS encoding S8 family serine peptidase — protein sequence MYKNCLLFILLCLSFLKTTAQNQLEIPGISTDKKGRKILRNTINVKLKPGIYDSIRTGKLNLEPELKKILKQAGIREVKALFSDLDIQPDHKRKFSSGIERLHRIHYSADYSIEDMIDLLMRTGYVEYAEPVFVEEMLYLPNDPKAQPYINQNDTSLFYLSRIKAYEAWDIHKGDTNTVIGIIDTGVRPTHEDLKDNIKYNWNDPIDGVDNDNDGYIDNFAGWDLGDNDNNPTASGSPHGTSVASISSATGDNGKGGIGTGFKCKFMPIKASPTNAGGAIAYGYEGLVYAARHGCKVANLSWGGSGAFSQTNQDIINYAALEKDVLIVAAAGNTNKEQDYYPASYDNVMSVAACDTAYSPSAGKLIEIRRLTYSTYVDICAQGINITIASNNGDNAYTRDLGSSYSTPMVAGAAAIVRSKYPQLTAIQAAELLRVTADVMDTFPENLEYKGKMGKGRLNMYRALTDSVSPAIRIAGYKYKGQFGTYTYSGDTATLSFKFINYLQPSSANLDVSLSCDAPYIHVQDNKISIGALNTLEMIEKTDDVFSITIDENAPNNAMIKFRLDFQDPTTNYIDYQYITLLINPDYRVIDTNQISFTVAGNGRHCYSDKDNTRGKGMVYKNSSMIYETGLMIATDKNTVSDCVRSEPYNVDQDFEVTRPINFVKPIHSNEETYAEFQDMRSTGTKVKVKQRTYAWKNNPDDNYVIVEYKIQNASDKTIDTLYTGLFTDWDINEYNYNRADYDYTDNIGYCYNTFLNGLYGGISILTEDNPICFSIDNGNVAGTINPNDNINGFSTQEKFSTLSKGIGRKQAGASGAGYDVSQVVGVSLYNMKANETRTIAFAYVAAKDLYDLKMSSRAARAKYYEIKKSPLPVVQSNYSFCKGQQTDITISPTNGNTFNFYKSPGPPNLLFTGKEFHIENLTKTDTIFISSIDSLFESNLARVALNFHESSQADFSVIPDTVIDINSRVYFVDQSLNSVNRLWDFGNGNNSTASLASYTYDTPGNFDVKLIAENSYGCNDTLIKTITVRVATSINALNDGLVNIYPNPVENYLTLNLSQLSSACTISIVNVLGEEVYTEYLDTQFSNKEVNTRNLTSGVYFLKIVSGNMILTKKFNKL from the coding sequence ATGTATAAGAATTGTCTACTTTTTATTCTCCTCTGTTTATCCTTTTTGAAGACAACTGCCCAAAATCAATTAGAAATCCCGGGCATAAGCACTGATAAAAAGGGTCGTAAAATTCTTCGTAATACAATTAATGTTAAACTAAAACCTGGAATATATGATTCGATAAGAACCGGGAAACTTAATCTGGAACCTGAACTAAAAAAAATATTAAAACAAGCCGGAATACGAGAAGTAAAAGCATTGTTTTCCGACCTTGATATACAGCCTGACCACAAACGAAAATTCAGTTCCGGAATCGAAAGACTTCATAGAATACATTATTCTGCAGATTATAGCATAGAAGATATGATTGACCTGCTCATGCGCACGGGATATGTTGAATATGCAGAACCAGTATTTGTGGAAGAAATGCTCTATCTACCCAACGATCCAAAAGCTCAGCCTTATATTAATCAAAACGACACAAGTCTTTTTTATCTTTCCCGGATAAAAGCGTATGAAGCATGGGATATACACAAGGGTGATACCAATACTGTGATAGGCATAATTGATACAGGGGTAAGGCCCACTCATGAAGACCTTAAGGACAATATAAAATATAACTGGAATGATCCTATCGACGGAGTCGACAATGACAATGACGGTTATATTGATAATTTTGCCGGATGGGATCTGGGAGATAATGATAATAATCCTACAGCAAGCGGTTCACCTCATGGAACATCTGTAGCTTCTATTTCCTCTGCAACTGGAGATAATGGAAAGGGAGGAATAGGGACAGGGTTTAAATGTAAGTTTATGCCTATAAAAGCATCTCCTACAAATGCAGGAGGCGCTATAGCCTATGGATACGAAGGCCTTGTATATGCTGCCAGACATGGTTGTAAGGTAGCAAATCTCTCATGGGGAGGTAGTGGTGCATTTTCTCAAACCAATCAAGACATTATCAATTATGCAGCCTTGGAAAAAGATGTTTTGATCGTTGCAGCTGCTGGTAATACTAATAAAGAACAGGATTACTACCCGGCATCTTATGACAATGTGATGAGTGTAGCGGCTTGTGATACTGCATATTCCCCCTCTGCAGGTAAACTAATTGAAATAAGAAGATTAACTTACAGCACCTATGTAGATATATGTGCTCAGGGGATAAATATAACCATAGCTTCCAACAATGGAGACAATGCATACACAAGAGATTTAGGGAGCTCCTATTCAACTCCAATGGTTGCGGGGGCTGCTGCAATTGTAAGATCCAAGTACCCCCAACTGACAGCCATTCAGGCAGCAGAACTTTTAAGAGTAACAGCAGATGTGATGGATACCTTCCCCGAAAACCTTGAATATAAAGGAAAGATGGGAAAAGGAAGATTAAATATGTACAGAGCCCTAACCGATTCTGTTTCACCTGCAATAAGAATTGCCGGATACAAATATAAAGGTCAATTCGGAACTTATACCTATAGTGGAGATACAGCGACTCTTTCCTTCAAATTCATTAATTACCTTCAACCATCTTCTGCTAATTTAGATGTGTCCTTATCATGCGATGCTCCTTATATTCATGTCCAGGATAATAAAATAAGCATAGGGGCTTTAAATACCCTTGAGATGATAGAGAAAACTGATGATGTTTTTTCTATTACTATTGATGAAAATGCACCCAACAATGCTATGATTAAATTTCGCCTTGACTTTCAAGACCCTACAACTAACTATATAGATTACCAATATATTACCTTACTCATCAACCCAGATTACAGAGTTATTGATACAAATCAGATAAGTTTTACAGTTGCTGGAAATGGCCGACATTGCTATAGTGACAAGGATAATACCAGGGGAAAAGGTATGGTTTATAAAAACTCTTCAATGATTTATGAAACGGGTTTAATGATTGCAACTGATAAAAATACAGTTTCTGATTGTGTACGTTCAGAACCATATAATGTTGATCAAGACTTTGAAGTGACAAGACCAATTAATTTTGTTAAACCTATACATTCTAATGAAGAAACTTATGCTGAATTCCAGGATATGAGGTCCACAGGCACTAAAGTAAAAGTAAAACAGAGAACTTATGCCTGGAAAAATAATCCGGATGATAACTATGTAATAGTTGAATATAAAATTCAGAATGCTTCGGATAAAACCATAGATACGCTTTACACAGGTTTATTCACAGACTGGGATATTAATGAATATAACTACAATAGAGCAGACTATGACTATACTGATAATATCGGCTATTGCTACAATACATTTCTGAACGGCCTATATGGTGGTATATCAATACTTACAGAAGACAATCCGATTTGTTTTTCAATAGATAATGGTAATGTTGCGGGAACAATTAATCCGAATGACAATATTAATGGTTTTAGCACACAGGAAAAGTTTTCAACTTTATCCAAAGGTATAGGTCGGAAACAAGCTGGAGCGAGCGGAGCAGGCTATGATGTTTCCCAGGTAGTAGGTGTTTCGCTTTACAATATGAAAGCAAATGAAACAAGAACAATCGCATTTGCATATGTTGCAGCCAAAGATTTATATGATCTTAAAATGAGTTCACGAGCAGCAAGAGCTAAATATTATGAAATTAAGAAGAGCCCTTTACCTGTTGTACAAAGCAACTATTCGTTTTGCAAAGGTCAACAGACTGATATAACAATAAGCCCTACCAATGGTAACACCTTTAATTTTTATAAATCTCCAGGACCTCCCAATTTGTTGTTTACTGGTAAAGAATTTCATATTGAAAATCTTACCAAGACTGATACTATTTTCATAAGCAGTATTGATTCACTATTTGAAAGCAACCTTGCCAGAGTAGCATTGAACTTCCATGAAAGCAGTCAGGCTGACTTTTCTGTAATACCTGATACTGTAATAGACATCAATTCCAGAGTTTATTTTGTAGATCAGAGTTTAAATTCGGTAAACAGACTATGGGATTTCGGTAATGGTAATAATTCCACTGCATCACTGGCTTCATATACTTACGATACGCCTGGAAATTTTGATGTAAAACTGATTGCAGAAAATAGTTACGGATGCAATGATACCCTTATTAAAACAATAACCGTGAGAGTAGCAACATCTATAAATGCTTTAAATGACGGACTTGTAAATATTTATCCTAATCCTGTTGAGAATTATTTAACGTTAAATTTAAGTCAACTTAGCAGTGCTTGCACGATTTCAATAGTAAATGTACTGGGTGAAGAAGTATATACAGAATATCTGGATACACAGTTTAGCAATAAAGAAGTTAATACAAGAAACCTTACTTCAGGTGTTTACTTTTTAAAAATTGTTTCAGGAAATATGATCTTGACAAAAAAATTTAATAAGCTATAA
- a CDS encoding NUDIX hydrolase — MKQKAKLLFFTCPEKDTPYALLGRRISKEGEEYWWIPGGGVEEGETLFQAAARELSEELIPTKQITDTISKYQELATNPPYIQYSTGSSDNYIFFIQIQHYSGILEDKIGIVDEFEELKWFDLNNIPPTMSREFIHLKDYLTKEKIEAFMQNFDYTRFL, encoded by the coding sequence ATGAAACAAAAAGCCAAACTATTATTCTTCACCTGCCCGGAAAAAGACACCCCATATGCATTGCTTGGAAGAAGAATAAGCAAAGAAGGCGAAGAATACTGGTGGATTCCAGGAGGTGGTGTGGAAGAAGGTGAAACCCTATTTCAGGCAGCAGCAAGAGAATTATCGGAAGAATTAATTCCTACAAAACAAATAACTGATACTATAAGCAAATATCAGGAACTAGCCACTAATCCTCCTTATATACAATATTCAACAGGCAGTTCAGATAATTACATTTTCTTTATACAGATCCAACACTATAGCGGAATTCTGGAAGATAAAATCGGAATAGTTGATGAATTTGAAGAGCTTAAATGGTTCGATCTGAATAATATCCCACCAACCATGTCAAGGGAATTCATTCATCTTAAAGATTATCTTACAAAAGAAAAGATAGAAGCATTTATGCAAAACTTTGATTATACAAGATTCTTATAA
- a CDS encoding MutS-related protein yields the protein MNPVNTIPKDVYEKQLKAFIEIKNKIEKDQSLTGTFRLLSAIAFLACLYFMIQDANTFNVFGSAALLFVFIAFVIKSLNLKIKKKFYTTLIDLNQGELNGLKGDHSFFKNGNEYINPSHPYSYDLDLFGDASFFQSINRTCLPESSFRLASILLEPLSNKQSILERQEAISVLKDKVEFRQYFYAHGSEITNEESSQKALLNWLHLKSDIITGFIRITSLTTPFICLALIISSIFVDGLWTYIMLIVAFHWAIYGITIKKVNAYHQIIGKKHNYLSGYQKVLELIRKEDFDNATLKSFKTKAEEAHIAFTSLKKLSGMFDYRLNGLFGPVMNSFFLYDFHCIHALEKWKKEHHEQVSQWLNTCEYLDILNSLAGFAFNNTKFIFPIISEGKPRIYFKSLGHPLIPESKRITNDFELGSSQNLMIVTGANMAGKSTFLRAVGLNALLAQVGCPVCAIHGETSTLDIYSSMRTSDSLKEQTSYFHAELKRLKLIIDLARKGAPLLILIDEMLKGTNSDDKLTGSIAMVEELKDLNCASIIATHDLALGDTELKYPDKICNFCFESLIENNDVTFDYKMRQGKATNKNATFLMKKMGIIR from the coding sequence GTGAATCCAGTGAATACCATACCTAAAGATGTTTATGAAAAACAGCTTAAGGCATTTATTGAAATAAAAAACAAAATTGAAAAAGATCAAAGTCTGACCGGAACCTTCCGATTACTTTCGGCTATTGCATTTCTGGCTTGTCTTTATTTTATGATCCAGGATGCAAATACATTCAATGTATTTGGCTCTGCGGCTTTACTCTTTGTTTTTATTGCGTTTGTAATAAAGAGTCTTAACCTGAAAATAAAAAAGAAATTCTATACCACCTTAATAGACCTGAATCAAGGGGAGTTGAATGGGCTTAAAGGAGACCATTCCTTTTTCAAAAATGGAAATGAATATATTAATCCTTCCCACCCCTACTCCTACGATCTTGATTTATTTGGTGATGCTTCCTTTTTCCAATCCATAAACAGGACTTGCCTTCCTGAGTCTTCATTCCGACTTGCTTCAATTTTATTAGAACCACTCAGCAACAAGCAATCTATTCTGGAAAGACAGGAAGCAATTAGCGTTTTAAAAGATAAAGTTGAATTCAGGCAATACTTTTATGCACATGGCAGTGAAATAACCAATGAAGAAAGTTCACAAAAAGCATTGTTGAATTGGCTTCATTTGAAATCAGACATTATAACAGGTTTTATAAGAATAACATCTTTAACGACCCCTTTCATCTGTCTGGCTTTAATAATCTCCTCCATATTTGTGGACGGTCTCTGGACCTATATAATGCTCATTGTTGCATTTCATTGGGCAATATATGGGATAACTATTAAAAAGGTCAATGCATACCATCAGATTATAGGTAAAAAGCATAATTACCTTTCAGGATACCAGAAAGTCTTGGAACTTATCCGCAAAGAAGATTTCGACAATGCAACTTTAAAATCTTTTAAAACCAAAGCAGAAGAAGCACACATTGCTTTCACCAGTCTAAAAAAACTTTCAGGTATGTTTGATTACAGGCTCAATGGTTTATTCGGTCCTGTAATGAATTCATTTTTCCTCTACGATTTTCATTGTATCCATGCATTGGAAAAATGGAAAAAAGAACACCATGAACAAGTAAGTCAATGGTTGAATACCTGCGAGTATCTTGATATCCTGAACAGTCTGGCAGGCTTTGCCTTTAACAATACGAAATTTATATTCCCAATCATTTCAGAAGGCAAACCAAGAATTTATTTCAAATCGCTAGGACATCCGCTTATTCCTGAATCTAAAAGAATTACCAATGATTTTGAACTGGGATCTTCACAAAATCTAATGATAGTGACAGGTGCGAATATGGCTGGCAAAAGTACTTTCTTAAGAGCTGTAGGTTTAAATGCTTTACTAGCCCAGGTCGGTTGTCCTGTTTGCGCAATTCACGGAGAAACATCAACACTTGATATATATTCAAGTATGCGAACTTCAGATTCTTTAAAAGAGCAGACTTCCTACTTCCATGCTGAATTAAAAAGACTTAAGCTTATCATTGACTTAGCACGTAAGGGTGCTCCGTTATTGATTCTTATTGATGAAATGCTTAAGGGCACAAATTCTGATGATAAGCTTACAGGATCTATTGCGATGGTTGAAGAATTAAAAGATCTGAATTGCGCTTCTATCATTGCAACTCATGATCTAGCTCTGGGAGATACTGAATTAAAATATCCGGATAAGATCTGTAATTTCTGCTTTGAAAGTTTAATCGAAAACAATGATGTAACTTTTGATTACAAAATGCGACAAGGGAAAGCAACCAATAAAAATGCTACATTTCTTATGAAGAAGATGGGAATTATCAGATAA
- a CDS encoding glycoside hydrolase family 15 protein, with product MGKRHTYEMGIIGNCAFMAHIDKTANIVWMCWPQFDSSFIFGGLLDKDKGGRFSILPHEENFVSSQKYIENTNVLVTDFECSEGRFRVTDFAPRFYQYERNFKPLMLVRKIEPLSGSPRVKVSCKPVGEYGELVPEAYQGSSHIRFIGLSQQIRLTTNIALNFIADESSFVLNEAKYLILTYGIPLEAPLEETAEDFLWKTVKYWQNWVKSTSIGIFYQEQIIRSALCLKIHQFEDTGAIIAAGTTSLPEYPGTTRNWDYRYCWLRDTYYILNAFHNVGHFEELERYFHYIENITINETDRYQPLYSITGRKALIERELPLHGYGENNKPVRVGNDAYTHIQNDVYGQVLVALLPLYVDTRFSEGGRYYSQRLINHTLRKIEDTMYEPDAGLWEFRHIAQQHCYTFLFHWAGACSALKIGKYFKNEEIIRKATILKELAIKQIEACYDPEREVYTQAVGGKNLDASCLQLITMRYLDPNSDRARKHLIALEEGLKTDEGLFFRYKHEDDFGMPESTFLICAYWYVEALAMVGRTEDAIREFEKLLRFQNHLGLLSEDVEASTGSQWGNFPQAYSHVGQLNAAFKIAKKLDLPTFL from the coding sequence ATGGGGAAAAGGCATACCTACGAAATGGGCATTATAGGCAATTGTGCGTTTATGGCTCATATTGATAAAACTGCAAATATTGTCTGGATGTGCTGGCCGCAGTTTGACAGTAGTTTTATTTTTGGAGGACTTTTGGATAAAGATAAAGGAGGCAGATTTTCTATTCTCCCACATGAAGAAAATTTTGTATCCAGTCAAAAGTATATTGAAAACACAAACGTCCTTGTGACGGATTTTGAGTGTTCTGAAGGCAGGTTTAGGGTCACAGATTTCGCTCCGAGATTTTATCAGTATGAAAGAAATTTTAAACCTTTAATGCTGGTGCGTAAAATTGAACCTTTGTCAGGTTCTCCAAGGGTAAAGGTTTCCTGCAAGCCAGTTGGTGAATATGGAGAGCTGGTTCCTGAAGCATACCAGGGAAGCAGTCATATAAGATTTATAGGGCTGTCTCAGCAAATCAGGTTAACGACAAATATAGCTCTTAATTTTATTGCTGATGAAAGTTCGTTTGTATTGAATGAAGCTAAATATTTAATTCTTACTTATGGGATACCTCTTGAAGCTCCTTTGGAGGAAACAGCAGAAGATTTTTTGTGGAAGACAGTAAAATACTGGCAAAACTGGGTGAAGAGTACAAGCATTGGAATTTTTTATCAGGAGCAAATTATCAGGTCTGCTTTATGTCTGAAAATTCACCAGTTTGAAGATACTGGCGCTATTATAGCTGCAGGGACGACCAGTTTACCCGAATATCCCGGAACTACCCGTAACTGGGACTACCGCTATTGCTGGTTGAGAGATACTTATTATATCCTAAATGCTTTCCACAACGTTGGTCACTTTGAAGAACTGGAAAGATATTTTCACTATATTGAAAATATCACAATCAATGAAACTGACCGATATCAGCCTCTATATTCAATTACAGGTAGAAAAGCATTGATTGAGAGGGAATTGCCTTTGCATGGATATGGAGAAAATAATAAACCTGTAAGGGTAGGAAATGATGCTTATACCCATATTCAGAATGATGTATACGGCCAGGTGCTCGTAGCTTTGCTGCCACTCTATGTAGATACCAGATTCTCAGAAGGAGGAAGGTATTATTCCCAACGACTTATCAACCATACGTTGAGAAAAATAGAAGACACCATGTATGAACCCGATGCCGGCCTTTGGGAGTTCCGGCATATTGCTCAGCAGCACTGTTATACATTTTTATTTCATTGGGCTGGAGCTTGTTCTGCTCTTAAAATCGGAAAATATTTCAAGAACGAAGAGATCATAAGAAAGGCAACAATTCTTAAAGAGCTTGCCATAAAGCAGATAGAAGCTTGTTACGATCCTGAAAGGGAAGTTTATACTCAGGCTGTAGGTGGCAAAAACCTTGATGCTTCCTGTTTACAGTTAATAACCATGAGATATTTGGATCCCAATTCCGACAGAGCAAGAAAGCATTTAATAGCGCTGGAAGAAGGTCTTAAAACAGATGAAGGATTATTCTTCAGATATAAACATGAAGATGATTTCGGAATGCCGGAATCTACCTTTTTAATCTGTGCATATTGGTATGTGGAAGCACTGGCAATGGTGGGGCGAACGGAGGATGCTATAAGAGAGTTTGAAAAGTTATTGAGATTTCAAAATCACTTGGGCTTACTTAGTGAAGATGTGGAAGCCAGCACAGGAAGTCAGTGGGGGAACTTCCCTCAGGCTTATAGCCATGTAGGCCAATTGAATGCTGCATTTAAGATTGCTAAGAAACTAGATTTGCCGACGTTTCTGTGA